One genomic segment of Sparus aurata chromosome 24, fSpaAur1.1, whole genome shotgun sequence includes these proteins:
- the sonb gene encoding protein SON isoform X1 yields MAANIEQIFQDFILNKIREIEDQNEDKAASEGLGAGSKAVGAEETTSETNKPADLRSSSSQKKQKKHKKHKSKKKKRNREKESSSESEVELEGGTKHLPRRGTPAEGNMEQGEDNESKSRCHKRHSTGKKKKKKKRRRKGEENSSDYDSEFVLKQRDSKCGQSLSPSRRVELPDIIPKQDSSNKGRGDEERHRRSCRSCSRSHSYSHSHSCSSRRNSRSCSRHHNRRSRTRSLSSSQHLRPRSRSSEKGGALDESNQSNQSPSKGLQLCPLASSPTRRDINTVELTESVTTLQSPDRSEKLSKKKELQAEDTTQQLGSGTSCSMLTQSISTEPDQATKPNLPQQKTPEYNRSFPTTTTTNKSPAKKKRKPSKSPQRKKEAKSSKRHKRSKSPGRSHRRESRSRSRSPSKKKRSRSGERRPRRSHSRSVSRGPRRATYSQRDRWKREPSHSPVLILRKNRSPNRKHCSSSSSPQRISDLDKDQLLEIAKANAAAMCAKAGMPIPASLRSAVLPLALPSMAMNAAMASMTAATMTAALSNMGTLSSLLPLPSITNKPPPVPTQSNISALDEVKRKVAKQANSISIKEFTDKCKMIVDSKGELPVAVPHVSDEEDDGKPFGGSALREQKAISFSINNTMVRPAVRSDAGMAKEFPVSSGSQHRKKEGETLGAYGEWVPVDKTADKAAATSRKALTTVPIATATLSSGETVTAPRLPEVVVQPALVPDADNVFPDPVLQPVDISQAVTERIKAQRRLAENPYDVSAICMLSRAQEQVDAWAQSNTVPGLFTGSTGAQVLSSEELSTSGPQAWLKKDQFLRAAPVSGGVGEFLMRKMGWKTGEGLGRNREGTVEPIIIDFKVDRKGLVAEGEKPQKQTGGLVVTKDLMGKHPVSALIELCNKRRIMQPDFVMVHHSGPDHRKNFLFKVTVNGVDYQPQTASPNKKHAKAMAATVALQALGEVPVDGPGLYTGPVFTAASTGPLFST; encoded by the exons TGCCTCTGAAGGACTTGGCGCTGGCAGTAAAGCGGTTGGAGCAGAGGAAACCACTTCAGAGACCAACAAGCCAGCAGATTTAAGGAGCAGTAGTtcacaaaagaaacagaagaagcacaaaaaacacaaaagtaagaagaagaagaggaaccgAGAGAAGGAGAGCAGTTCAGAGTCTGAGGTGGAATTGGAGGGAGGAACCAAACATCTGCCAAG AAGAGGAACGCCAGCGGAGGGGAATATGGAGCAAG GTGAGGATAATGAGAGTAAGTCCAGATGTCACAAGCGGCACTCaacaggaaagaagaagaagaagaagaagagaagacgGAAAGGCGAAGAGAACTCGTCAGATTACGACTCAGAGTTTGTGTTAAAACAGAGGGACAGTAAATGTGGCCAAAGCTTATCACCAAGTCGACGAGTGGAGTTGCCTGATATTATCCcaaaacag GACAGCTCCAATAAaggaagaggagatgaggaaAGACATAGGAGGAGTTGTCGTTCCTGTTCACGGTCACATTCCTATTCTCATTCACATTCCTGCTCATCGAGGAGGAACTCTCGATCTTGTTCTAGACACCATAACCGAAGATCTAGGACTCGCTCCCTATCCAGTTCACAGCACCTCAGGCCTCGGTCCAG ATCCTCGGAGAAGGGCGGAGCTTTGGATGAATCCAACCAGTCCAACCAATCACCATCGAAAGGCCTCCAATTGTGTCCGCTGGCCTCCAGCCCTACCAGAAGAGACATCAACACAGTGGAGCTAACAGAGTCAGTGACGACGCTGCAGAGTCCTGACCGGAGTGAAAAGCTATCCAAGAAAAAAGAGTTACAAGCAGaggacacaacacaacaactaG GTTCTGGCACTTCCTGTTCCATGCTCACCCAGTCCATATCTACTGAACCTGATCAGGCCACTAAGCCCAATTTACCTCAGCAAAAAACACCGGAATACAACCGGTCCtttcccaccaccaccacaaccaatAAATCACcagcaaagaagaagagaaaaccaTCAAAGTCCCCGCAGAGGAAAAAGGAAGCAAAGTCATCAAAGAGGCATAAAAGATCCAAGTCACCAGGTCGGAGTCACAGGAGGGAATCCAGATCCAGATCCAGGAGCCCTTCTAAGAAGAAGAGATCAAG GTCAGGTGAGCGGAGGCCGAGGAGGTCACACTCACGGTCAGTGTCACGTGGTCCAAGGAGGGCTACGTACAGCCAGAGGGACCGCTGGAAACGAGAGCCAAGTCACTCCCCTGTACTCATCCTCCGCAAAAATAGATCACCCAACCGAAAACACTGCAGTTCCAGCAGCAGCCCTCAGCGCATCAGTGACCTGG ACAAGGACCAGTTGTTAGAAATTGCGAAGGCCAATGCTGCTGCCATGTGTGCCAAAGCAGGAATGCCCATCCCTGCCAGTCTGAGGTCTGCAGTGCTTCCCCTGGCTCTGCCAAGTATGGCCATGAATGCTGCTATGGCCAGTATGACTGCTG CCACCATGACGGCAGCTTTGTCTAACATGGGAACTCTGTCTTCACTGCTCCCGCTGCCCTCCATTACCAACAAGCCACCTCCTGTCCCCACTCAATCCAACATTTCTGCTTTGGACGAAGTGAAGAGGAAAGTAGCAAAGCAGGCCAACAGCATCAGTATTAAGGAGTTTACCGAT aaatgCAAGATGATTGTGGACAGTAAAGGAGAGCTGCCAGTGGCAGTGCCTCATGTTTCAGATGAAGAGGATGATGGAAAACCCTTTGGAGGATCAGCTCTTCGGGAACAAAAAGCCATCAGCTTCAGCATCAAC AACACGATGGTTCGTCCAGCAGTGCGCAGTGATGCAGGCATGGCCAAGGAATTTCCTGTGTCCTCAGGATCCCAACATCGGAAGAAG GAGGGCGAGACACTGGGTGCCTATGGAGAATGGGTTCCGGTTgacaaaacagcagacaaagcTGCAGCTACCTCCAGAAAGGCCTTGACCACTGTTCCCATAGCGACAGCCACCTTATCATCAGGTGAAACAGTGACAGCACCAAGGTTACCAGAGGTTGTCGTACAGCCAGCACTTGTGCCTGATGCTGATAATGTTTTTCCTGATCCAGTACTGCAG CCAGTAGATATCTCTCAGGCTGTAACTGAGAGAATCAAAGCTCAGAGGCGATTGGCTGAGAACCCCTATGATGTCAGTGCCATTTGCATGCTCAGCCGGGCACAAGAGCAG GTAGACGCGTGGGCACAGTCCAACACTGTGCCTGGTCTTTTCACTGGTTCAACAGGAGCCCAGGTCCTCAGCTCAGAGGAGCTGTCCACCAGCGGACCACAAGCATGGCTGAAGAAG GACCAGTTCCTCAGGGCAGCTCCGGTATCTGGGGGTGTCGGGGAGTTCCTGATGAGAAAGATGGGCTGGAAGACAGGAGAGGGCCTAGGGAGGAACCGTGAGGGAACTGTGGAGCCAATCATTATTGACTTCAAGGTCGACCGCAAAG ggcTAGTTGCTGAAGGAGAGAAgccacagaagcagacaggaggaCTGGTGGTAACTAAGGATCTAATGG GGAAGCACCCGGTGTCTGCTCTCATCGAGTTGTGCAATAAAAGACGGATAATGCAGCCAGACTTTGTCATGGTTCACCACAGTGGTCCTGACCACCGGAAGAATTTTCTTTTCAAG GTCACAGTGAATGGTGTGGACTACCAGCCCCAGACAGCCAGTCCCAATAAGAAACATGCCAAGGCCATGGCAGCTACTGTTGCGCTGCAGGCTCTGGGAGAG GTTCCTGTTGATGGACCAGGACTATATACTGGCCCTGTCTTCACTGCTGCCTCTACTGGCCCCCTGTTCTCTACATAG
- the sonb gene encoding protein SON isoform X2: MEQGEDNESKSRCHKRHSTGKKKKKKKRRRKGEENSSDYDSEFVLKQRDSKCGQSLSPSRRVELPDIIPKQDSSNKGRGDEERHRRSCRSCSRSHSYSHSHSCSSRRNSRSCSRHHNRRSRTRSLSSSQHLRPRSRSSEKGGALDESNQSNQSPSKGLQLCPLASSPTRRDINTVELTESVTTLQSPDRSEKLSKKKELQAEDTTQQLGSGTSCSMLTQSISTEPDQATKPNLPQQKTPEYNRSFPTTTTTNKSPAKKKRKPSKSPQRKKEAKSSKRHKRSKSPGRSHRRESRSRSRSPSKKKRSRSGERRPRRSHSRSVSRGPRRATYSQRDRWKREPSHSPVLILRKNRSPNRKHCSSSSSPQRISDLDKDQLLEIAKANAAAMCAKAGMPIPASLRSAVLPLALPSMAMNAAMASMTAATMTAALSNMGTLSSLLPLPSITNKPPPVPTQSNISALDEVKRKVAKQANSISIKEFTDKCKMIVDSKGELPVAVPHVSDEEDDGKPFGGSALREQKAISFSINNTMVRPAVRSDAGMAKEFPVSSGSQHRKKEGETLGAYGEWVPVDKTADKAAATSRKALTTVPIATATLSSGETVTAPRLPEVVVQPALVPDADNVFPDPVLQPVDISQAVTERIKAQRRLAENPYDVSAICMLSRAQEQVDAWAQSNTVPGLFTGSTGAQVLSSEELSTSGPQAWLKKDQFLRAAPVSGGVGEFLMRKMGWKTGEGLGRNREGTVEPIIIDFKVDRKGLVAEGEKPQKQTGGLVVTKDLMGKHPVSALIELCNKRRIMQPDFVMVHHSGPDHRKNFLFKVTVNGVDYQPQTASPNKKHAKAMAATVALQALGEVPVDGPGLYTGPVFTAASTGPLFST, from the exons ATGGAGCAAG GTGAGGATAATGAGAGTAAGTCCAGATGTCACAAGCGGCACTCaacaggaaagaagaagaagaagaagaagagaagacgGAAAGGCGAAGAGAACTCGTCAGATTACGACTCAGAGTTTGTGTTAAAACAGAGGGACAGTAAATGTGGCCAAAGCTTATCACCAAGTCGACGAGTGGAGTTGCCTGATATTATCCcaaaacag GACAGCTCCAATAAaggaagaggagatgaggaaAGACATAGGAGGAGTTGTCGTTCCTGTTCACGGTCACATTCCTATTCTCATTCACATTCCTGCTCATCGAGGAGGAACTCTCGATCTTGTTCTAGACACCATAACCGAAGATCTAGGACTCGCTCCCTATCCAGTTCACAGCACCTCAGGCCTCGGTCCAG ATCCTCGGAGAAGGGCGGAGCTTTGGATGAATCCAACCAGTCCAACCAATCACCATCGAAAGGCCTCCAATTGTGTCCGCTGGCCTCCAGCCCTACCAGAAGAGACATCAACACAGTGGAGCTAACAGAGTCAGTGACGACGCTGCAGAGTCCTGACCGGAGTGAAAAGCTATCCAAGAAAAAAGAGTTACAAGCAGaggacacaacacaacaactaG GTTCTGGCACTTCCTGTTCCATGCTCACCCAGTCCATATCTACTGAACCTGATCAGGCCACTAAGCCCAATTTACCTCAGCAAAAAACACCGGAATACAACCGGTCCtttcccaccaccaccacaaccaatAAATCACcagcaaagaagaagagaaaaccaTCAAAGTCCCCGCAGAGGAAAAAGGAAGCAAAGTCATCAAAGAGGCATAAAAGATCCAAGTCACCAGGTCGGAGTCACAGGAGGGAATCCAGATCCAGATCCAGGAGCCCTTCTAAGAAGAAGAGATCAAG GTCAGGTGAGCGGAGGCCGAGGAGGTCACACTCACGGTCAGTGTCACGTGGTCCAAGGAGGGCTACGTACAGCCAGAGGGACCGCTGGAAACGAGAGCCAAGTCACTCCCCTGTACTCATCCTCCGCAAAAATAGATCACCCAACCGAAAACACTGCAGTTCCAGCAGCAGCCCTCAGCGCATCAGTGACCTGG ACAAGGACCAGTTGTTAGAAATTGCGAAGGCCAATGCTGCTGCCATGTGTGCCAAAGCAGGAATGCCCATCCCTGCCAGTCTGAGGTCTGCAGTGCTTCCCCTGGCTCTGCCAAGTATGGCCATGAATGCTGCTATGGCCAGTATGACTGCTG CCACCATGACGGCAGCTTTGTCTAACATGGGAACTCTGTCTTCACTGCTCCCGCTGCCCTCCATTACCAACAAGCCACCTCCTGTCCCCACTCAATCCAACATTTCTGCTTTGGACGAAGTGAAGAGGAAAGTAGCAAAGCAGGCCAACAGCATCAGTATTAAGGAGTTTACCGAT aaatgCAAGATGATTGTGGACAGTAAAGGAGAGCTGCCAGTGGCAGTGCCTCATGTTTCAGATGAAGAGGATGATGGAAAACCCTTTGGAGGATCAGCTCTTCGGGAACAAAAAGCCATCAGCTTCAGCATCAAC AACACGATGGTTCGTCCAGCAGTGCGCAGTGATGCAGGCATGGCCAAGGAATTTCCTGTGTCCTCAGGATCCCAACATCGGAAGAAG GAGGGCGAGACACTGGGTGCCTATGGAGAATGGGTTCCGGTTgacaaaacagcagacaaagcTGCAGCTACCTCCAGAAAGGCCTTGACCACTGTTCCCATAGCGACAGCCACCTTATCATCAGGTGAAACAGTGACAGCACCAAGGTTACCAGAGGTTGTCGTACAGCCAGCACTTGTGCCTGATGCTGATAATGTTTTTCCTGATCCAGTACTGCAG CCAGTAGATATCTCTCAGGCTGTAACTGAGAGAATCAAAGCTCAGAGGCGATTGGCTGAGAACCCCTATGATGTCAGTGCCATTTGCATGCTCAGCCGGGCACAAGAGCAG GTAGACGCGTGGGCACAGTCCAACACTGTGCCTGGTCTTTTCACTGGTTCAACAGGAGCCCAGGTCCTCAGCTCAGAGGAGCTGTCCACCAGCGGACCACAAGCATGGCTGAAGAAG GACCAGTTCCTCAGGGCAGCTCCGGTATCTGGGGGTGTCGGGGAGTTCCTGATGAGAAAGATGGGCTGGAAGACAGGAGAGGGCCTAGGGAGGAACCGTGAGGGAACTGTGGAGCCAATCATTATTGACTTCAAGGTCGACCGCAAAG ggcTAGTTGCTGAAGGAGAGAAgccacagaagcagacaggaggaCTGGTGGTAACTAAGGATCTAATGG GGAAGCACCCGGTGTCTGCTCTCATCGAGTTGTGCAATAAAAGACGGATAATGCAGCCAGACTTTGTCATGGTTCACCACAGTGGTCCTGACCACCGGAAGAATTTTCTTTTCAAG GTCACAGTGAATGGTGTGGACTACCAGCCCCAGACAGCCAGTCCCAATAAGAAACATGCCAAGGCCATGGCAGCTACTGTTGCGCTGCAGGCTCTGGGAGAG GTTCCTGTTGATGGACCAGGACTATATACTGGCCCTGTCTTCACTGCTGCCTCTACTGGCCCCCTGTTCTCTACATAG